The DNA region ATAGTAATTAAGAACTTCGGGGCATTGGCGCAGTTGGCTAGCGCGCTTCCATGGCATGGAAGAGGTCATCGGTTCGAATCCGATATGCTCCACCAGCGCGGTCTTACTTGAACCGTGGTCCGAAAGGACCACGGAGAGTGGGGCCACGTCGGTAGCAAGATCAAAACCGCCTCCACCCTCATCGAGGGTGGAGGCGGTTTTGTTATCTCCATCACTCGCACCCTGTTCACCCGATCGGGTGTCATCTAGTTGTGTCCCATGGGTGCGCACCTCCCATTCTGACTTCTTCTTCGATGGCATGCATTGGTCCTCCTAGTATTTTTTCAGCGGCTTTCATCTGTGCCAAGAAAGGTGAGCCTGCCCTGATCGAGGAAAGGCAGTCCTATCTCTGTTGTCGCGGTGCTGTGTTTTTTGCAGCCCCAGCTTTCAGTCGGGTGATTGTGTGGCGACGGGTAGCACTTCAAGTGCTACCCGTCGCCCTTCGAGGTGGAGTGCTGCTCAGGCGGTGCTACTCGCTGGCTCCGGCCTTACGGGCGCGGGTGCCAGTGGGCTTGGCCGGCGGCGTCGTGATCTCGCCTCCGCCGAACAGTCCTTCGATAGCGCCTCGCCTGGCTGCTGCCTCGCGTTCGATCGCCGCCGACAGCGACGTGCACTGGTGATCACATGAACGCCATAAACCATAATCACCATGTTTTCGCCTCGACGGACGAGGTGCGAAACTGCTGGGATGGCATGGTAGGACTTATTAAGGTGATGTTGAAGCCGTGACCAGTGCGTATGTCGACAAGAGCAAACTGCGGCGGGTAACAATCTCGCCGTTGCGCTACCCTGGCGGCAAGGGGGCGTTGTATTCCAGGCTAAAATCGTTCATTCGCGCGAATGGTCTGACGGCGGGAACCTACGTCGAGCCATACGCGGGCGGTGCCGGTGCCGCTCTGGCGCTGCTAGTGACTGGCCAGGTGCAACGGATCGTAATTAACGACCTTGATCCGGCAGTCTTTGCCTTCTGGTCGGCAGTTGTTGCTGAACCGGTCAGGTTTAGCGAACGACTTACGAAGGCTGAGCTCACGGTGAAAGAGTGGAGTCGGCAAAAGGAACTCTATCTCGATCCCTCGGCTGATCCGTTCGAGCTCGGATTTGCTACTTTCTATCTTAATAGAACTAACCGGTCTGGGGTCCTCAATGGCGGTCCAATCGGAGGGATGGACCAGACTGGCAACTATAAGATCGACGCTCGCTTTATTGAAACACCTCGCCGTTTAAGCGAAGTGTTTCAAACTGCGCGCGGCGAGGTAACGTTCGGGCTATGCGGCGAGCAGGCGCTCGTATGCTTCGACGATGATGTGACTGGTTGATGCGAAGTGGTTGTAGAGAGTTGCTGGGCTGATGTTTGCCAGGTTTGCCAGCTTGTCTCTGTTCCATGGTTCGCCTCGTTGGATCAGCGTTTCTGCCACATCGAGAATGGCGTTGTGGGTGTGCCCAGCTCGTCCGCTCCTCTGTTGCCCGGAGGGCTGTGTGCCCGTGGTACGCTCCGATTCGGATGATTCCAGCGCAACGGCGTCCAGTGCCGCACTGTACTCGGCGTACATCCACATCATGCGCAGCTCGGGGCGAGCGGCACAGAACCGGATGAGTGCCGCCAGCTTCTCCTGCTTGGCGAACATGTGTGCGGCAAGCGCATCGATCTGAGGTGCTGACTGAGGGAACTCTTCTCCGAGCTCCGAGAGCCAATTGCTGTGAATCCTGACGCGTGAGGTCATCGCACTCTCCCTTGAACGGGTCAGGTTGGAAAAACCTGAGTAGAATATTTATAGCATAAAAGCTAGTTTGGTTCAAGTCCCCTGAAGCTAGTAGTTGACCAATAAAACATGAGAGAGATAGTATATAAAAGCACTCCATTCTGGCGTGTTGTTGCAGTTCGTGCTGAGTGAGGAGATAGCATAATGCTCTTGTGTGCGGAGCACGACGACCCTCTTCGGGTCGACGAACCGCTGTACAACCTGAAGGCTGCCGGGAGACCATACGACTTCACGGTATGCGAGGGCGCGATGTCTCAGGTCCCTGCCGAGGTGCGCGTTGCTGGACCGGCCAGGGTTGATGTGTACGAGATAACGTCAACTCCTAGTCATCGCGAGTCGGACGACGCGAGCATTGCTGGTCAGCAGTGGCATGGTCGGTTGTTCGGACTCTCCGAGGAGACCGCTCGGTATTACCTGCCGAATGCGTCGCTCCGTCTTCTGGGGCGTCCGGCTCTGGAGAGCTGAAAATGCCTTGTCTTTCGCGGTATCCGTGAGAGGCAAGGCTATAAAATAAGATTGTGATGCAAGCCCCTGTGCGACGCGAGAAACGCGAATCGCACAGGGGCTTTTTGAGATGAACTACTTTTCGAGAATCACGCGTAATGGCTTTTTGCCAAATGGCCGAACCCATAGATCTCCGTGAAGGCAGAGGATGAGAAGGAACGTTGCGTGCATGATCGCGGCTGCCTCCGCTACAGCACGCCCCTGTGTGTAAGCGCGAAGTGAGTTGTACGCCTTTTCGTCTACCTGGACAGGGATTTTTCGCGGCTTGCTATTGATGCTCTGACCGACCTTTTCCAGGTGGATCTCCTGGCCATAAATAGTCTGAAACGCTTCTACCTCGGATTGAGCAGTGTAGCCAGGAACGTGAACAACTTCTTCGCCAGCTTGCTTGGCAACATCTACGCCGCCAAGAACTTTCAAAGCATGACTCAGTGCCACGTTGAATGAGCATCCCTTGCGTCTCATGTACGAAATCAGAGACGTCTCGACTTCAGGAAAGATCTCCATTTCTCTCTCGATAAAACCCGGAACGGACATGGCAATCCTCTCTCTAGGCTCTAATCTCTCTTCATATATATCACACTGAGAGGAGAGTGGTAAATTGTAAGTAGCTCATTTATATGATATAAGTAAGCCAGAGCCGCCTACGAGGGGGACTTGCAATCGTACACGCACTTTTTGGAGGTAGTGTGTCCGAAGAGGAAGAAACAAGCGGTGGTGGCGGCGTCGCATTTTTGTGCACCGTTGTCGTCTTGGCTTTGGCCGGTGCCCTTTTCTGGGCAACGAATCACTTCGACGAAGGCAAAAACCTTCCGTGGAGGTTCGATCTCAGTAATCTAGCTGTTGCGACCGATGCCGGCCCCGCCGACATTCAGGAGGCCGACCCACCCGCACCGGCACATCCCGCGCAAAACGCGACCGAAAGAGAGAAGGTGAAGAACGAGGTCTGGAAGTTTCTCCGGGCCAATGGCCTATCTCGTGAGCAAGCTGCTGGCGTGATGGGCAATATCCAGGCCGAGTCTCACTTCGACCCGAAGATCGTGGAGTACGGCAGCGGTATCGGGTATGGCCTATGCCAATGGTCTCGCGGTCGTCGCACTGCGCTTGAGCAGTCCGTCCCCAAGGGGAAGAAAGTCAGCGACCTGGATTATCAGCTTGACTATATGTACAGGGAAATGCATGTTCGAAAACCGCATCTGGCCGAATACAGTCGGTTTCCAAACGAGTGGGCCATGATGCTGAAACAGGGTTCTCTGGAGGATGCCGTGGTTGCA from Candidatus Saccharimonadales bacterium includes:
- a CDS encoding DNA adenine methylase, with the translated sequence MTSAYVDKSKLRRVTISPLRYPGGKGALYSRLKSFIRANGLTAGTYVEPYAGGAGAALALLVTGQVQRIVINDLDPAVFAFWSAVVAEPVRFSERLTKAELTVKEWSRQKELYLDPSADPFELGFATFYLNRTNRSGVLNGGPIGGMDQTGNYKIDARFIETPRRLSEVFQTARGEVTFGLCGEQALVCFDDDVTG
- a CDS encoding phage tail tip lysozyme produces the protein MSEEEETSGGGGVAFLCTVVVLALAGALFWATNHFDEGKNLPWRFDLSNLAVATDAGPADIQEADPPAPAHPAQNATEREKVKNEVWKFLRANGLSREQAAGVMGNIQAESHFDPKIVEYGSGIGYGLCQWSRGRRTALEQSVPKGKKVSDLDYQLDYMYREMHVRKPHLAEYSRFPNEWAMMLKQGSLEDAVVAFHNEFERSNLMNLGSSRAIRQAVLNQRLGLARESYNNPSRFP